One genomic segment of Panicum virgatum strain AP13 chromosome 2N, P.virgatum_v5, whole genome shotgun sequence includes these proteins:
- the LOC120658453 gene encoding uncharacterized protein LOC120658453 — MSLAKRYVLRLFISLKYVTANVVDRQSGRIVTTASTAERPLRDGLECGRACNAKAAAAVGEVLAMRLKVDGLAREPIHADAAKEVAKKGFKNQTKVWAILNALRNHGVNLHIDDDGDHRRHV, encoded by the coding sequence ATGTCCCTCGCGAAGCGCTACGTGCTGCGCCTCTTCATATCGCTCAAGTACGTGacggcgaacgtggtggaccGGCAGAGCGGCCGCATCGTGACGACCGCCTCGACCGCGGAGCGGCCCCTGCGGGACGGGCTGGAGTGCGGCCGCGCCTGCAACGccaaggcggcggccgccgtcggCGAGGTGCTCGCCATGCGGCTCAAGGTGGACGGCCTCGCGCGGGAGCCCATACACGCCGACGCGGCCAAGGAGGTCGCCAAGAAGGGGTTCAAGAACCAGACCAAGGTCTGGGCCATCCTCAACGCGCTGCGCAACCATGGGGTCAACCTCCAcatcgacgacgacggcgaccacAGGCGGCACGTCTGA
- the LOC120658328 gene encoding probable flavin-containing monooxygenase 1 — translation MERNRVGIVGAGVSGLAACKHVLDKGFSPVVFEADGSIGGVWAHTFESTRLQAPTTAYRFSDMAWPESVTEAYPSQHKVMKYIRSYACRFQLLKYIKFNSQVLGVEYLGATEEEIMSWEQWSGNGTAFGTGKDGGWRITVKNLKVGDTQVFQVDFLILCIGRHSGTPNIPKIPANGPELFKGKILHSLDYSYIDNVAHFVKGKHVTIIGSGKSAFDIAAEVAKVNGAVQPCTIIYRTRHWLVHKSSIWGVDLSYFYLNRISQLLLHKPGEGFLRYMLATALSPLRWAISKVIETYFKCSIPLQKHGMVPDYSFSFAMSSCLIAMLPEGFYDRVDESSIILKKSKAFNFSNDGIILQDRKENIKSDIVILATGFRGDQKLRNIFTANWCRKIVAGSQDTSAPLYRECIHPRIPQLAIVGYSESLTNIYASERMANWVAHFLAGGFKLPSITCMEKSVAEWAKYKNVYNGKYFRRSCISTINIWLNDLFCQDIGCNPKRKKGFLAEWFQPYGPADYEGLSCR, via the exons ATGGAGAGGAATAGGGTGGGCATAGTTGGCGCAGGTGTGAGTGGCCTAGCAGCCTGCAAGCATGTGCTCGACAAGGGATTTAGCCCAGTGGTGTTTGAGGCTGACGGAAGCATCGGTGGAGTGTGGGCGCATACCTTTGAGTCGACAAGGCTTCAAGCGCCAACAACAGCATACCGCTTCTCAGATATGGCTTGGCCAGAGAGTGTGACAGAGGCATACCCAAGCCAACACAAGGTCATGAAGTATATAAGGTCATATGCATGCAGATTTCAACTCCTCAAGTACATCAAGTTCAATAGCCAGGTGCTTGGTGTTGAGTACCTTGGTGCGACTGAGGAAGAGATAATGAGCTGGGAGCAATGGTCAGGCAATGGGACAGCATTCGGAACTGGGAAGGATGGAGGGTGGCGCATCACAGTGAAAAACTTGAAGGTCGGTGACACTCAG GTTTTTCAAGTGGATTTTCTCATCTTGTGCATTGGAAGGCATAGTGGAACCCCAAATATCCCCAAAATTCCGGCAAATGGGCCTGAGTTGTTCAAGGGCAAAATATTGCACTCACTGGACTACTCTTACATAGATAATGTTGCTCATTTTGTTAAGGGTAAGCACGTCACAATAATTGGGTCTGGAAAATCAGCATTTGACATAGCTGCAGAGGTTGCCAAGGTGAATG GTGCAGTTCAGCCATGCACCATCATATATAGAACAAGACACTGGCTGGTCCACAAATCTAGCATATGGGGAGTTGACCTCAGTTACTTCTATCTAAATCGCATCTCGCAGCTGCTACTTCATAAACCTGGTGAAGGATTTCTACGATATATGTTGGCTACTGCACTGTCTCCCTTG CGATGGGCGATCTCAAAAGTGATCGAAACTTACTTCAAGTGCAGCATTCCCTTACAAAAGCATGGGATGGTACCTGATTACAGCTTCTCCTTTGCTATGTCCTCATGCTTGATTGCAATGCTGCCGGAAGGGTTTTATGACAGGGTTGACGAAAGCAGCATTATTCTCAAGAAATCCAAGGCATTCAACTTCTCTAATGATGGAATCATCCTGCAAGACAGAAAGGAAAACATAAAAAGTGATATTGTGATTCTAGCAACAGGATTCAGAGGAGATCAGAAGCTTAGGAACATCTTCACAGCAAATTGGTGTAGAAAGATAGTGGCAGGATCACAGGATACATCAGCTCCTCTATACAG AGAATGCATCCATCCGCGGATTCCTCAGTTGGCGATAGTTGGGTACTCTGAGAGCCTTACTAACATATATGCCTCAGAGAGGATGGCCAATTGGGTTGCCCATTTCCTGGCTGGTGGTTTCAAATTGCCAAGCATAACATGCATGGAAAAGAGTGTAGCAGAATGGGCCAAGTACAAGAATGTATACAACGGGAAGTATTTTCGCAGGTCCTGCATAAGCACCATTAACATCTGGTTAAATGATCTGTTTTGCCAAGACATTGGATGCAACCCTAAAAGGAAGAAAGGGTTCCTGGCTGAATGGTTCCAGCCATATGGACCTGCTGATTATGAAGGTCTCTCCTGCAGGTAG
- the LOC120658364 gene encoding chitin elicitor-binding protein-like, which yields MAAMPPLPASSPLPLCLLLLLAALCPAARAARFACNATAPRASTCQALISYAPPNGTATATLAAVRALFQLRSHRALLAANGLPLSTPPTAPAPVPLRVRLPCLCSGGAGATFQRPTYRVRAGDTLDAIARGAFAGLVTYQDIAAANNVSDPNKVAVGQQLWIPVPCSCDPVGGDPVVHLTYVAPAGSSVAGIAQEFGSTEETILAVNKMPDAKGLLAGQVLDVPLRTCGSAISNTAIDRNLLVPNGSYILTANNCVKCGCSSSTWQLDCQPAQGLSSSFCPPAKCGDMFLGNTSSTSSCESRTCSYAGYTNSTSFAILTNITTSNTCNAGMAPMAQPAHSLAFRLEPAWLRWTELVVSLHVVFLCLGYLRQD from the exons ATGGCAGCAatgccgccgctccccgcctcctcccccctcccgctgtgcctcctcctcctcctcgccgcgctgtgccccgcggcgcgggcggcgcggttcGCGTGCAACGCCACGGCGCCGCGGGCCTCCACGTGCCAGGCGCTCATCTCCTACGCGCCGCCCAAcggcacggccacggccacgctcgccgccgtgcgcgcgctcTTCCAGCTCCGCTCCCACCGCGCGCTGCTGGCGGCCAACGGCCTCCCGCTCTCCACGCCGCCCacggcgcccgcgcccgtgccgctGCGGGTGCGCCTGCCCTGCCTCTGCtcgggcggcgccggggccaCCTTCCAGCGGCCCACCTACCGGGTCCGCGCCGGGGACACGCTCGACGCCATCGCGCGGGGCGCCTTCGCGGGCCTCGTCACCTACCaggacatcgccgccgccaacaACGTCTCCGACCCAAACAAGGTCGCCGTCGGCCAGCAGCTCTGGATCCCCGTGCCCTGCAGCTGCGACCCCGTCGGCGGCGACCCCGTCGTGCACCTCACGTACGTCGCGCCGGCCGGGAGCTCCGTCGCTGGCATCGCGCAGGAGTTCGGCTCCACGGAGGAGACCATTCTCGCCGTGAACAAGATGCCCGACGCCAAGGGCCTTCTCGCTGGCCAGGTTCTTGATGTGCCGCTCCGAA CTTGTGGTTCTGCGATTAGCAACACAGCCATTGACCGCAACCTTCTTGTCCCAAATGGAAGCTACATCCTCACTGCTAACAACTGTGTCAAGTGTGGCTGCAGCTCCAGCACATGGCA GTTGGATTGCCAGCCAGCGCAGGGATTAAGCTCCTCGTTCTGCCCTCCCGCCAAGTGCGGGGACATGTTCCTCGGCAACACGTCCTCCACTTCATCCTGTGAGAGCAGGACGTGCTCCTACGCTGGGTACACCAACAGCACATCTTTCGCCATCCTCACCAACATCACCACCAGCAACACGTGCAACG CTGGGATGGCTCCAATGGCGCAGCCGGCTCACTCCTTGGCATTCCGGTTGGAGCCGGCGTGGTTGAGATGGACCGAGCTTGTTGTCTCTCTTCACGTCGTCTTCCTCTGTCTAGGCTATCTGCGCCAAGACTGA
- the LOC120658415 gene encoding heavy metal-associated isoprenylated plant protein 5-like: MGTVRELHLSSSSAGVLGLSVWSDRWILYFNPQEGARRFTLQVEMQCRCIGCVKKVEKAMASIGSLRGIETSVGDVGTGIVTVVGKVDPTEVCHWLKKKTKKSVKVVGPDPAIENHNQKMVVILGSSSRAWHTTPSAPPLQDEMSWALVPPVGQHDHKSLQLIEEKIKGLEKVRDVLKIKNLENELIAAKSELEQSRKVIKSSKKALLDSALNQLKAYRNLEALSQLPYD, encoded by the exons ATGGGGACGGTGAGGGAGCTTCACCTTTCTTCTTCATCTGCTGGAGTGCTGGGTCTTTCCGTCTGGAGTGACAGATGGATCTTGTACTTCAATCCACAGGAGGGGGCCAGGCGGTTCACGCTCCAGGTCGAGATGCAGTGCCGCTGCATTGGCTGCGTCAAGAAAGTCGAGAAGGCCATGGCGTCCATTGGGAGTCTCAGGG GAATCGAAACTTCGGTAGGGGATGTTGGCACTGGGATTGTCACGGTGGTTGGGAAGGTGGATCCAACAGAGGTCTGCCACTGGctgaagaagaaaacaaagaagagTGTCAAAGTTGTCGGTCCTGATCCAGCCATTGAGAATCACAACCAG AAAATGGTAGTGATCCTAGGAAGCAGTTCAAGAGCTTGGCACACTACACCCTCAGCTCCACCATTACAAGATGAGATGTCCTGGGCTCTAGTGCCACCAGTAGGTCAGCATGATCATAAGAGCCTACAGTTGATCGAGGAGAAGATCAAGGGCCTTGAGAAGGTCAGGGATGTCCTGAAGATCAAGAACCTGGAGAATGAGCTGATTGCAGCCAAGAGTGAGCTCGAACAGTCTAGGAAAGTGATCAAAAGCAGTAAGAAGGCTTTGCTGGATAGTGCTTTGAATCAGCTCAAAGCATATAGGAACCTGGAGGCACTCAGTCAGTTACCATACGACTAA
- the LOC120658323 gene encoding uncharacterized protein LOC120658323: MPAGDNPHSISEKKAALRESPKQSKIVVNEQPRTSFSKDKVAATVSLKRPQPYGPLSPTNHHTLGNPGANGHLVYVRRRPDTDQSKGGTSARAESVSSLSTKKPIAGGLQSQEQSLKHQDNVPHTQFAPLFSSPAAVTASPVLQSTVLPSRCSFEKQSPGKAAVRPTNDVITSLPPSNVASSDPVIQSAAAANLATSSVLATSVAATLAPDRADQPRSSNKDWSDRFIQLQAFLRNNEQSGKEEYIRNKQSPGKIAAQPTNDVNTSPPPCNLMFSTPVLQSSVAANLAPSGISATNTASQAAISAANLVSSGVSPTHTASNDAMSATTQAPNRAHPPRSSNQDRSDRFLRLQAFLRNNEQSGQEEYIRMLRSLSSVGRSKHAIELEKRAANLLIEEGKELQKMKVLNVLGKLSPTDAPQFPAQPATVKHLPFPARR; the protein is encoded by the exons ATGCCTGCTGGTGATAACCCACACTCAATCTCAGAGAAAAAAGCAGCATTGCGGGAGTCTCCAAAACAGAGTAAGATTGTTGTTAACGAGCAACCCAGGACTTCCTTTTCTAAAGACAAAGTTGCTGCTACAGTTAGCCTCAAGAGACCACAACCTTATGGCCCCCTAAGTCCCACCAACCACCACACGCTGGGCAATCCAGGGGCAAATGGCCATCTTGTCTATGTGCGCAGGAGGCCTGACACTGATCAAAGCAAAGGAGGCACTTCTGCTCGTGCTGAAAGTGTCAGTTCTTTGAGCACAAAGAAACCTATTGCAGGTGGATTGCAGTCACAGGAACAAAGTCTGAAGCATCAGGACAATGTACCTCACACCCAGTTCGCTCCTCTATTTTCATCTCCTGCTGCAGTTACTGCCTCCCCTGTTTTGCAATCCACAGTTTTGCCGTCTCGATGTTCTTTTGAGAAGCAATCTCCTGGGAAGGCTGCTGTTCGGCCAACTAATGATGTGATTACTAGTTTGCCACCAAGCAATGTGGCATCATCTGATCCAGTGATTCAAAGTGCTGCAGCAGCTAATTTGGCGACTAGCAGTGTTTTGGCTACTAGTGTAGCAGCTACCCTAGCACCTGATCGAGCTGATCAACCGAGATCAAGCAATAAAGATTGGAGTGATAGATTTATTCAGCTGCAGGCATTCTTGAGGAATAATGAACAATCAGGCAAGGAAGAATATATCCGCAATAAGCAATCTCCAGGAAAGATTGCTGCTCAGCCAACTAATGATGTGAATACTAGTCCGCCACCTTGCAATTTGATGTTCTCTACTCCAGTGCTTCAAAGCTCTGTGGCTGCTAATTTAGCACCTAGCGGTATTTCAGCTACTAACACAGCATCCCAAGCTGCTATATCTGCTGCTAATTTAGTATCTAGCGGCGTTTCACCTACTCATACAGCATCTAATGATGCTATGTCTGCTACAACTCAAGCACCTAATAGAGCTCATCCACCAAGATCAAGCAATCAAGATCGAAGTGATAGATTTCTTCGGCTGCAAGCATTCTTGAGAAATAATGAGCAATCGGGGCAGGAAGAATATATCCGCA TGCTTCGGTCTTTGTCATCTGTTGGACGAAGTAAGCATGCCATTGAACTGGAGAAACGGGCAGCCAATCTATTGATCGAGGAAG GGAAGGAGCTGCAGAAGATGAAAGTTCTGAATGTACTGGGCAAGCTTTCGCCCACTGATGCTCCACAATTTCCAGCTCAGCCCGCTACTGTCAAGCATCTGCCGTTCCCAGCTCGCCGATGA
- the LOC120658398 gene encoding U11/U12 small nuclear ribonucleoprotein 31 kDa protein-like, translated as MSRRRRGGSDSDGDDDSFLYRYPLPSAAASSSAPGGGGGKLRGGGSGGGGGSGGLAPSKSTVYVSNLDFALTNSDLHLLFSRFGRVARVSVLKDRDSRRSRGVAFVLFVRREDAAAAAAEMHGKVLNGRTLSASIAVDNGRAVEFIRRRVYRDKSRCYECGEEGHLSYECPRNQLGPRERPAPSKKSRRGGGGGGGGGRGGGGGGVAWHSDDDEEAAATAFEDDRWASVVDTRGEEEKSAGKDAGKAKAARKEKRRGYFSDESDEEDD; from the coding sequence AtgtctcgccggcggcgaggaggctccGATTCGGACGGCGATGACGACAGCTTCCTCTACCGGTACCctctcccctccgccgccgcatctTCGAGCGCCcccgggggaggcggcggcaagCTCCGCGGtgggggcagcggcggaggcgggggttCCGGTGGCCTCGCGCCGTCCAAGTCGACGGTGTACGTGTCCAACCTGGACTTCGCGCTCACCAACTCTGacctccacctcctcttctCCCGGTTCGGCCGCGTCGCGCGCGTCTCCGTCCTCAAGGACCGCGACTCCAGGCGCAGCCGCGGGGTCGCTTTCGTCCTCTTCGTCCGCCGCGaggacgccgcggccgcggcagccgAGATGCACGGCAAGGTGCTCAACGGGCGCACGCTCTCCGCCTCCATCGCCGTCGACAACGGCCGTGCCGTGGAGTTCATCCGCCGCCGCGTGTACCGCGACAAGTCGCGGTGCTACGAGTGCGGCGAGGAGGGGCACCTCTCCTATGAGTGCCCCCGCAACCAGCTCGGGCCCCGCGAGAGGCCCGCGCCGTCTAAGAAgtcgcgccgcggcggcggcggcggtggcggcggtggtcgagggggagggggaggtgggGTTGCCTGGCactcggacgacgacgaggaggccgccgccacggccttcGAGGACGACAGGTGGGCGTCGGTGGTGGATACgaggggagaggaagagaagTCGGCTGGGAAGGATGCTGGGAAGGCGAAggcggcgaggaaggagaagaggagaggTTACTTCAGCGACGAGAGTGACGAGGAAGACGACTAA
- the LOC120658426 gene encoding protein DETOXIFICATION 45, chloroplastic-like, whose protein sequence is MGEDAEGDRSSPARASPPDAAVGASATTARNSVGDHPEGIRRELINLAVPAIVGQAIDPVAQLLETAYIGRLGPVELASAAVGVSVFNIISKLFNIPLLSITTSFVAEDVSKHDSSQLASGNISSEIGERKRLPSISSALLLAAAIGVIEALALILGSGMLLNIMGVSQIGIESRTMVVFAPERTQIQVTFKKC, encoded by the exons atgggcgaGGACGCCGAGGGCGACCGATCGTCTCCGGCGCGCGCGTCCCCGCCGGATGCTGCGGTGGGTGCAAGTGCAACTACTGCGCG AAATTCAGTGGGCGATCATCCTGAAGGAATCAGGAGGGAGCTCATCAATCTGGCCGTGCCTGCCATAGTTGGGCAAGCAATCGATCCTGTGGCGCAGTTACTGGAGACAGCATATATTGGCCGTCTAG GTCCTGTGGAATTGGCTTCAGCCGCTGTTGGTGTGTCAGTATTCAACATCATATCAAAGCTCTTCAACATACCCCTCCTAAGCATCACGACTTCATTCGTAGCTGAAGATGTTTCAAAGCATGATTCTTCACAGCTTGCTTCAG GAAATATATCAAGCGAGATTGGAGAAAGAAAGAGGCTGCCGTCCATATCTTCTGCTTTACTCTTGGCAGCTGCAATCGGTGTCATTGAAGCCTTGGCTTTGATTCTGGGGTCTGGAATGCTCCTCAACATTATGGGTGTCTCCCAA ATTGGGATCGAGAGCAGGACCATGGTGGTTTTTGCACCAGAAAGAACCCAGATACAA GTTACATTCAAGAAATGTTGA
- the LOC120658284 gene encoding protein NLP1-like, which produces MEGGGDPQPSVSLQARTPSEGGAAVDLDLLEQLLSGDNGWFEVVSRSPNSLASPPPAAAFFSADVTATAAAAATTQAASSWWIQTGGASPSSVRERFNQALSCIRETQSDGDVLVQLWVPVNRGDGQLVLTTSGQPFTLDQRSDSLIRFREVSTKYQFSADVKSGDSPPGLPGRVFIGRLPEWTPDIRYFTSYEYPRVRDAQHLDVHGTMGLPVFEKGSYNCLGVIELIMTRQKLNFTSELNTICSALQAVNLRSTEVSSVPRIQFSTASYKDALPEILEVLRTTCLTHKLPLAQTWVKCAQQGKRGSRHSDENYRYCISTIDEACFVNEPKMQDFHDACSEHHLLWGQGVAGKAFTTNQPCFLPDIGSSTKLEYPLSHHAKIFDLKGAVAIRLRCTRTGMADFVLEFFLPTDCEALEEQKAVLDSLSGTMRSVCQTLRVVTDKEMEDEAMWEMNELNSFTPHGKNKVEELSFGGNSANRRGESSWTNLAETSQQESELAALRMHGMFSSGGQGPSLSGVQATAEGSKAKRRTKAEKTVSLQVLRQYFAGSLKDAARSLGVCPTTLKRICRQHGITRWPSRKIKKVDHSLRKLQQIIDSVHGAETSFQLNTLYKDLTNTSISSENNLSGSNTAPPTNQSNLTNFDKHQHHKSNSIVPSTSHSHSSCSHNSDSSPSCSGGPTKHAPQGIIGLMKSGNPVKDSPIQNLQTENTSLYEHFSVNEAPTDLLQDVTEKANGGLHSKRSPSSPKQNAEANMRVKATFGSEKVRFRLNPECNFQELKHEIAKRLSIVDTSSLILKYLDDDSEWVLMTCDADLQECLHVYKLTDIQTIKISVHLAVSPATRVTTGHAGLS; this is translated from the exons ATGGAAGGGGGAGGAGACCCCCAGCCGAGCGTCTCCCTGCAGGCTCGCACTCCATCCGAAGGCGGGGCGGCCGTGGACCTGGACCTTCTCGAGCAGCTCTTGTCCGGCGACAACGGCTGGTTCGAGGTGGTGTCACGCTCGCCCAACTCGCTGGCGTCTcccccaccggcggcggccttcTTCTCAGCAGACGTGACggcgactgcggcggcggcagcgacgacgcAGGCCGCGAGCAGCTGGTGGATTCAGACGGGCGGCGCAAGCCCCTCTTCCGTGCGGGAGAGGTTCAACCAGGCGCTGTCCTGCATCCGGGAGACGCAGAGCGACGGCGACGTGCTCGTGCAGCTCTGGGTGCCCGTCAACCGTGGCGACGGGCAGCTTGTGCTGACCACGAGCGGCCAGCCGTTCACGCTCGACCAGCGCTCTGACAGCCTCATCCGGTTCAGGGAGGTGTCCACCAAGTACCAGTTCTCCGCCGACGTCAAGTCGGGGGACTCGCCACCGGGGCTACCAGGGAGGGTTTTCATTGGCAGGCTACCCGAGTGGACGCCGGACATCAGGTATTTCACCAGCTACGAGTATCCCAGGGTAAGGGATGCACAGCATCTCGATGTCCACGGCACCATGGGGCTGCCTGTTTTCGAGAAGGGGAGCTACAACTGTCTGGGCGTCATCGAGCTGATCATGACAAGGCAGAAGCTCAACTTCACCTCTGAGCTCAACACCATCTGCAGTGCTCTCCAG GCAGTTAATCTGAGAAGCACAGAAGTTTCAAGCGTTCCACGCATACAG TTCAGCACTGCTTCCTACAAAGATGCTTTACCAGAGATACTGGAAGTCCTGAGAACAACTTGCCTCACCCACAAGCTGCCATTAGCTCAGACCTGGGTCAAATGTGCTCAGCAAGGAAAACGGGGCAGCCGACATTCCGATGAGAACTACCGATACTGCATCTCCACCATTGACGAAGCATGCTTTGTGAATGAACCAAAGATGCAAGACTTCCATGATGCCTGCTCTGAGCACCACCTACTGTGGGGGCAGGGTGTTGCAGGGAAAGCCTTCACCACAAACCAGCCATGCTTCCTGCCAGATATTGGATCCTCAACTAAACTGGAATATCCATTGTCTCACCATGCTAAGATCTTTGACTTAAAGGGTGCGGTAGCGATCCGACTGCGGTGCACGCGCACTGGGATGGCTGACTTCGTGCTGGAGTTCTTTCTGCCAACAGATTGTGAAGCACTTGAGGAGCAGAAGGCAGTTCTGGACTCCTTGTCAGGTACCATGCGAAGTGTTTGCCAAACTCTACGTGTGGTCACTGACAAGGAGATGGAAGACGAAGCGATGTGGGAAATGAATGAGCTGAACTCATTTACTCCTCACGGGAAGAACAAAGTTGAGGAGTTGTCCTTTGGAGGCAATTCAGCAAATCGTAGAGGAGAGTCCTCTTGGACAAATCTAGCAGAAACTTCACAGCAAGAATCAGAGTTAGCTGCATTGCGAATGCATGGAATGTTCTCATCTGGAGGGCAGGGTCCATCTCTATCTGGTGTTCAGGCAACTGCAGAAGGCAGCAAGGCAAAAAGGCGAACAAAGGCGGAGAAGACCGTGAGCTTGCAGGTTCTTCGGCAGTATTTCGCTGGTAGCCTGAAAGATGCAGCAAGGAGCCTTGGAG TGTGCCCTACAACCCTCAAAAGAATATGCAGACAGCATGGTATAACCCGCTGGCCATCACGAAAGATCAAGAAGGTAGACCACTCTCTAAGAAAGCTTCAACAGATCATTGATTCGGTTCATGGAGCAGAGACATCTTTCCAGCTCAACACCTTGTACAAGGATCTCACAAACACCTCAATATCATCTGAAAACAATTTGTCAGGAAGTAACACCGCTCCTCCAACTAATCAGAGCAATCTTACCAACTTTGACAAGCACCAACACCACAAATCAAACAGCATTGTGCCATCAACTTCACACTCACACTCATCGTGCAGCCACAATTCTGATTCAAGCCCCTCGTGTAGCGGTGGTCCAACAAAACATGCACCACAGGGTATAATTGGTCTGATGAAGTCAGGAAATCCTGTAAAAGACAGCCCTATTCAGAATCTGCAAACAGAAAACACTTCATTATATGAGCATTTCTCAGTTAATGAGGCACCAACAGATCTTCTACAAGATGTTACTGAAAAGGCTAATGGTGGACTACATTCTAAACGAAGCCCATCATCCCCCAAGCAGAATGCAGAAGCAAACATGAGAGTAAAGGCCACATTTGGCTCAGAAAAGGTGAGGTTCAGATTGAACCCTGAGTGCAACTTTCAGGAATTGAAGCATGAGATAGCAAAACGTTTGAGCATAGTAGACACAAGCTCCTTGATTTTGAAGTACTTGGATGATGATTCAGAGTGGGTCTTGATGACATGTGATGCAGATTTACAGGAGTGCCTCCATGTATACAAACTAACAGATATCCAAACAATCAAAATTTCAGTTCATTTAGCTGTTAGTCCAGCTACAAGGGTCACTACTGGCCACGCTGGTTTGTCATGA